ACTGTGACGGCTAAATTTACTGTGAGATCCCGACAACATTGAGTGTATGCATTTCCAGCTAAACCTTTATGCGATGACATTATTTCTAATATGtaactttcttcttttcttggTGCTCTCTCAGGACTCGACTTCTGGTCGTATCCATGTGGTGGACGGTGTGTTGCTAATAGAGGACATGATGCCCTCTGATGGTGGGAAGTATTCTTGCATGGCTGTCAGCGCCTCTGGAAATGCATCCAGAGATGTCACAATATACAGTAAGACTTCATGTTTGGCTTTTGAATTTCATTCATAAAAAGGGAGTTTAGTGGAAGAAAGGAAGCTATAAACCATGCTTACGCACCTCTGCCACTGAcatacatgtactgtatgtttgcATGCGATTTTATAACTTGTACTTCTTCCTTCCTAAATcctcctcccgtcctcctgACCCACAGCCCAGCCCGGTCCCCCTCACTACCTGTCGGTCTCGCCTGGCCCTACCTCAGTCCTCTTCTCCCTCAAGACCCTACCCATCAGTGGAGGAATGCCAATCACAAGTTTTGCCCTGCAGTGGAAGCAGAGCTCAGCAAAAAAGTGGAACGAGGTCACAGTACCAGCTTCAGGTAGAACATCCTCTCTTTGTAAAGGCTTGGCAGGTGTGTGCTCGTGAGTTTCCCTGAAGAAAGAAATCAGTTCAATCTATTATATGTTTGATTCCTTCCATAGATCCCCTAGCTATCACCGCCCTCAAGCCTTATACATTGTACACAGTGCGTTTAGCTGCCTTGAATGCAGCAGGACTAGGACAGTTCTCTGATCCAAACAGCGTTCTCACCCAGGGAATACGTAAGTGTGACATATACTTCCAACGCACCGGCAGCAAACACTGACAACACATGTCAATTCCACTATGTGTGGTGCATATGtgtgtaaatatacatttgaatgaATTTGTGATGCATTAATGTTATAATACATTCCAGTGCTCATGTGGACTAAATATCTCACAGGCAaagtttttcctcctcatctgctATCACTTAATTTTCCTTCTTTATCTCTCGTGCAATCATCATAACCTTCTCCATGACATCATCTTCTGCTGCCTGATGTTTACTCACACTGTTGGTGACACCATGTGATCTACTGTCATTCATCCTCAGGAGGTAAAGTGCTCTCAGGGGTCAATTTTTTGTAATGAGATAAAAACTCACTTTAGATTTCTCATTGTAACTAaatgatgaaattaaatgagttctttcctctctctctacctcctgcCTGTAGGTGAACCCGACAGTCCAGTTTTGTCGCTCAATGAGAATAAGGTGATGGGCAACACCTTGTCTACCCCTCTTAAGCAGATAGACGATGGCGGAGTGCCTCTGCTGCACTTCATCGTTCGGTACAAACAGGTAAAAGACTCTcagtctctttctcttctttggtCCTTTTTCGATTCCTGactgtcctcctccatctcctcctctgtttctaaCCAGGATAAAGAAGGGGCTGAGTGGACAGAGATGAAGCTGCCGTCCAACACTGACACCATCTCCCTTAAAGACCTGTCTTTTGGCTCAGACTACCAACTGGAGGTCACAGCGGTCAATACTAATGGTTCCTCTATTCCTGCCACAATGAACTTCACCATCGCGGAAAAACCTTGTATGTGGCCTCCTATGTCCTCTACCACCCTTTAACACATTTGATTGTGGCTCAGCCTTTCTAGTTTACCTGAATCATCTGAGAATGTTAACATGCTGTATAAAGTTGTTAATACATCAACAATTTGACAGGTAATATCCATCAATTACAATAACAAATGCATTGCATACCCCACTGAAGATGGTTGCCATAAGCTCATCTAGACTTTGTCATCTCTCCTCAAAGCGAGCAGTCGTACCATAACCAAAGGCAGCGTGGTTGGCATCGTCATGGTGATCTTCTTGCTGGTGTTTCTGGTGGTAGACGTCACCTGCTGCTACAGAAACCGCTGCGGCCTCCTCATGACCATCGCTGTGAAACTCTTTGGACAGAAAGTTCCAGGCCTCAAAATGCTGCAGGAGGGGTCGGGGAGCACTAACGGGTGAGGTGGTGAAAGGCTTAGGAAAAGACTTTCAGggtcggtgtgtttgtgtgtttaagaaACACTGTaacatgttgtgtgtcctgGCTGCAGAGACGTGAAGCTGAAAGGCATGTCCACTCCGAGAGGCAGTATGCAACAGGTGGGGATTCAGACAATCACCAAGGAGAGGGGGCAGCTCACAGAGGTCACCTGCGACAAAGCCCCCCTCACCAAAAACGAGTATGTTTATTCACTGTCATACAGCACACGATTAAATACCATGGACAGAAAGTAAAGTGCGAGAATGATAAACACTAAACTAAAGTATAAAATGATCATGGAAATGTACAATGGAGCTTTTCCAGACTTATCAATGACTCAAAGTTATTTATAGTTCAAATCGCATTCACCCATTCACGCACatgcatacagtgcatctatgtacagcactttttctatcacTCACTGTCAGCACAACCGTCAGGGGCAAACTTGGGGATCAGTATCTTGGCAAGGAACTGCAGACAGGAGGAGCTGTATCAAACAACCGACCCTCCGGTTATTTGACGATGCGCTTTACCTTCTGAACCATAGCTGCTTTACTGAAATTACACAACAAAACTTTAGCCATCCACACGTTCAATCATTCAACATTAATACTATAGAAATCTCAAATATAGCACAGTACATTGCTTTCAGTTTTCAGTTGTACATTTGATGTGGGCTTCTCTTTTTATCACAAGTAATAATAGCCGTATCCCTTGTGTagacacagtcacagtcacagCCTCTGTGACTGCAATCCAATCTAAGAGCAAACTATTACTTCTAGCACCTGCCACATGTGCCTGAGAGACAGTCTCAAGTGGCTCCAACAGTGGCATTGCTTCATTCAGACACTCACACGGAGGTCACATCCATAGGAGCAAGCCATTTTCTAAAGTCTGTTTTGAAATGAGAAAGTTGTGTTGTTTAGTCCTCGTAGTTCACTGAAGAATATTTCTTTCCTGCAGGAAAACCCATCCAGATAGAGACCAGTCCGCTGCTGACGCATGAGGCGAGAAAGTGGTGAAACAATGAACGTGTGAAATATTGTACAGCTTTAAACAACCTCTGACTCAGAACACTAAGTCATCGCTACATTGGATACTACTGCCATGGGAAAGGTCAAATGTCCTCatcacacacagaagaacactGGTCTTTTACAAAACTCTGAGCGTCTCCCTTCAAAACGGCCAAGGGCAGGAGACGGTTCCATTTTGAATCATATTTGAGTTTTTCTGTCTGCTCTGATTAGTTCAAGCTAAACTTAGAGGACGAAAACAGGTCTTGAGATCTGGGATTTAGAGGGTAAATTAGTTGTTGctatttaattttctttgctAAACATTCTTAAAGTTTATCTTCTGCATTTTGAATGTTGTAGACAGGCACACGGTCTTCTGTCATATTTACTCTTTCCATAACCCAAAGTTATTTGTGTAAAACCACTTTTTCATAATCCCAAAAATGTTCTTGTTAATGAATCAtatttctgatgtttttattgtcattaaCATTGCATTTGGCTGCTGCTTTTTTGGCTatgttatatattgttttagaaaatgtattctCATTTCCGACTGgtattattaaaacatttaatggaCCCTTCGGCTTGAACTTAAACTAGCTTAGCCTTAATGTAATTATCATGcactgatatttattattttaaagccATGCATGAGAGTTATCACAACGAGTGATTTTAAGTTTCTTTTGTAGATAAAGTTTTACTGTTGAGCTCTTTTTGAAAAATACTTGTTATCATGTTCAGCAGCTAACACTGACGACCTGTAATCAAAACTGCCTTTACctatgaaaacacaatttaaagtaCCTGAAATAATATGCAACAAAGTGGATTCATTTCTGAAGTTATTAACTATATTTATACTATCATAGTCTATACCATTAGTTACAGTAAGAAAACAtaacaataaatgaaaatgtttcatgtaaaatattttattcagcTTGAGCTTTTTTTGCCTGTTTGCAAATGACCTGAACTAATCAACAAAGAGTTTCTTATTCTTATTGTATTGTGTTGAACATTGCACATGTTTGTATATAAATCTttgtatttgataaaaaatgGACTGTGAGTAAAACAGCCTCATCTCTGTTTCATATTAGCATCTCCACCATACACAGGGAAATcattaagaaaacattttttgggtCCTTTTAGGGGTATTTATGCTTCCTATATATTAATTATCTCCACGAAGAAacctgatgtttgtttgtttgttttgcgcttataattacatttattgtaACCATAGATTGATGGCAAATTACACTTCACTGAACATCTTGTTCTAGATAGACAAGACCATaactctccttttttttcctgccgtacctttttctctttattctgGTGTCACGGACGCTGTCCTGACACCAGAATATCCTGTGAACCATTATCTCTCATAGGGAGGATGGTCTTGGTACTGCAGCTGCTGGTGTATAGAAGATGCAAGGTGTGCTCTTCAGTAAGACTAGCTGACAGTGTAGTAAGGATCTGTTCTAATATACACCACATGGCTGAAATGTTGGAATACTAAGCAGGTCATTCCTGGAACAAAGTTGGTCTGAGACCAATGAATTTCCTCAAGAAATAACTGATGCTTAACTCCTTTTTGTTTCCATGTCTGAGTAGGCTACACTGGCTTCAGTTGGTCTTTTCCTGTTTAAACGCTATATTTGGCAACAtcaggtaaagaaaacaacgagCCAAAACAGGGATTTAAGACAAGACTCTGACTAGTTCAAGATGCGAAGCTGGGCAATGATGACATTGATGACTTGTATGATCTCAAATCCCCGGTTGATTGTTGTTAGTGGCTCCTGCTTTGGGAACGCTTGAATAATTACTCATTAAATACTTTAAGCGGGCCTATATGTTACTCCTATATATTAATATGTTTAAAGCAAAACTTTGCCTGTTATGGTTAGTGTTTTAAATCCTGGTTAATGAAGGGATCGGACTTGTTTCATCGCAGATTGAAACCTAAATACAGCTGTGACTCACACGCAGACATGTTGATTTGTTGGTGTGTCACAGTATCAGTGCTGTGCAGCTCCCtcagccccgccccctgcctgATACGTTCCTGCTGACTACAAGCACATGACCAGGCGTGTTTACACCTGCAgcagcccaacacacacacacacacacacacggctccaGCTCTGACTGAGCCGCTGACAGGGATCCCGCTGTaaaaggtgagagaagaagCAGCCTCGTCCCCGGGGCTTGTTGTCTTAACGGGGAGTCTGTAAGCTAGCTTTAATAGCATGTCTATTAGCATGTCAGTGTGAGACGTGAGGACGCTAGCGGTGCTCTTCCTTAGCAGCAGAGGCTAGCTTAGCATGCTAATCTAACTGTTGTGTCAGGTTAGCTCCGTCAGGAGCATCACCAGCACCCGAGCAGCAGGTTAAAGGTGAAGCCACAAACCGACAGGAGGCGGAGGGGTTGTGTTTATGTTCAATGTCATCGTGTTTAGCCTCATTAATATCCAACAGTACAGAAGAGTCAGCTGCTTGTCAGCCCTGTGATGAAGAAGTGGCTTCAGTGTCAAAAGCTGGTGACAGATTGTTTTTCTGACAGAAATCTCAGTTGATCTGAAGTCACTGCCAGACCTTTCTATTGAAGACCATCTGTGTCATAAGGTCTTGTTTAGTGAAGCTGTCACAGAGGTCAGCTGTAATGAGACCCCCctctcatgtctgtctgtctgctgcctgTCTGTGTATCAGTCAGGTGAATCAGAGGAGACATTAAACTGTGCTCGTCTAGTTTATCCTCAGAAATCACCTGTATTTTAACGGTACCAGCTAATCAGTTGTTCCAGGTGCATACTTATACTTATACGTATGCTCCTGTGTAGCATCTTTCTGCTCCTGGTTTGAGATGAGAAATAGTGTCCTGCTTTTCTTCAAGTACAAAGAAGTATTCTCTAACTCTCCTACTTTGTCCAAATGCCTACATCCGGTGTTAAGTGAAAATAAGAACATTGCAGTCTGTGGATCGCTTTATTTAAGTATCATACTTTATCATCATTAGCCCCAGGTAGCCCCTGCCCATCTGATCCGCAGCAGGAAAGCTCCATTCTCAGCCACAGGCTCCAGGGAGCCAACCCTCCTGCTGCCCACCATGGATGGGACAGATGTGGAACGTGAGATCtttgcttctcttctctttatttttatgtctgCCTCTATTTTTGTCTTGACTCACTTTCTCTCTACTTTTTTAGCTTGCTCTTCAGAtatgtttgttctgttttgtttcccctcTAGAAGTGACCCTTGCCCTACTAGATGCAGCCAATGATAAAGACCCAGAGGTCCAGGAGCAGGTCAGAAAGTCTATGTTAACGCTGGGAAAACAGCAGCCAGACCGAGTGTTAGACATGTGTCAGGACTACCTCCTGAAACATCCAAAGGTAAAACCCCAGAATGCACCTCCAGTATGTTAAACACGATACCAGTGGGTCATCCACACATCCAAGCTCTCTGTTAAAACACATCAAGTTAAGCTGGTGTTGTTGCTGTTATCAGTATTATTGCCTCGCCTTAATAAGAGTAATGCAAATAGCTTTTCAAGCCCTTGTCAGAAAGTCAGATAAGCATGACTGTATTTCCACACGCAATTATATTGTTTCAAACCAAGCACAGTCACAGTAACATGCAGTGATCATTTACCGTGGCTGCACCATGTGATCAAACTTAAGACAGTCCGAGTGGAAGCTGCAGGGAAAGTCCTCCCTTGCATTTCGTTCCTGATGAGGGGAaaacatagttttttttttaggtccCCTAAAGATTTGGTGAGCAAACCTTGAAAAGCTGTACTTGATGGACATGTCCGTGGCTTTATGAAAGAGTTATACTGCAATGACCCCAGCTAACAATATTCTACTACTAATCTGGTAAAGTTACTCACAATTACAAGGCATTCTAGAGCCCTTAGTTGTGTCAGCCTTTTACAGACAGTAGCAGCCTGTAAGTCAAGACTTCCCTGTGAGCGGTTTCACATATATAAAAAACTTTGCAGTAAATAGTTGTATGTGTAAATGATTCAGCTCTGGTGATTAAATACATATGTTATACAGTTTTGTAAAACCATTGTACCCTTCTAGTCTTGCGATCCAAAATGGACGTCTCTATATGcagtatctaaaatcccaaAATTGTCCCTACATTgaatagaataaataacaaaatcacTAATGTAAGTGGATATTTCATCttaattcagatttattttgattgttttatgCCTCTGTGTTGGTGAAAGCCAGTAGTTGGAGGCATTCTTTGTTGGggttttccatccatccatctgtcagtTGCCATTTTTGGGAGCACAATAATCTCAGGaacgccttgagggaatttgTTCAAATTTAGTACAAACTTTTTGTTGGACTCACAGATgtaactgattagattttgttggtcaaaggttaaggtcacagtgaccttatgtTCTTGTGAATGCGATGCATCAAGAACAACCATCTGCCACAAACATTCACTGGgtctcaaagatgaactgattcgaatTTGGTGCTAAAAGGTCAAGGTCTCTTTGACTTGACACAACAATTAaattggcacaaatgttcacttagactcacagATTTACTGATTCGAATTGGGGGATTCATGttcaaaggtcactgtggcctcatATGAATGAGTTAAAGATGTATTTAGACTGAACCTGCACTGGTTGGTGAAGAGAGGCATACAGCTGCAGGCTGGTAATTCTAGTTGAGGTTTTACATTTAACAcacttcctcttttttcccaCTGATGGGTAACTTTTCTggtgtttatatttatgataCTGCATCATCTTATCATCCTGTCACAGCCCCTGGACATGCGATTATCAGATGATGGCATCATTAAATTGAGGAAATAGCTTAGAACACACCAGTCATGTGGCACATTAGATCCCCTTTTTTACTGTGATGGTGTTAAATTTACAGAGTTGTATTGTGCCCTCTATATGACTGTGTAAAAGCCCAAAAGTTTAAGGGAAATTTACAATATATTTTAGGATTTTTATTTAAGATATGCAGTTTAGTCAGTTAGTTTTTTTatctcttcatttttttttgtgtctccttcctcttctcatatAGCTGGTCGTGGGCCACAGGGTTGTGATTCTTCAGACTATTGAACTGATAGCCAGCTGCAGGATAGAGGAGATCAGCTCCCTCAGGATAAAAAACATTATCTCTCTGGCCTCAGATGAGATGACACGATCAAAGGTAAATATGTTGAcgttttatctatttatttatttatttatttattcattctccCAGAGAACAGATGAACACTGATATTCCTTACTCTCCTCAGGAAGTAATCCCTGACTGGCAGCAAGCGGCAAGTAATATTTTGGTTGCTGTGGGTAACAAGCACATCAATGACATCATGGAGGAGATATTAAACAAATTCCAGCCTGGGGTCCTACCTCACTTCTTTGTGGTCCAAACATTAGCTAACCTCTCTGATTCCAATGGTAAGAAAATGTTCACAAaggacacgcacacatgcactcgccaacgcacacactcacacttacgTGGGCTCACAACACAGGTTATCTACGAAAGACATGAACCCGTTAAACCCGTCtaaaaaaatgcagtttgtatctaccgtttaaaaaaaaaaaattcacctCAACTATGGAGCAACAGCACTTGTTCTAGTAGCAATTACACAAGTTCACAGCCTCTGAGCAGACC
The DNA window shown above is from Platichthys flesus chromosome 11, fPlaFle2.1, whole genome shotgun sequence and carries:
- the ncam3 gene encoding neural cell adhesion molecule 1 isoform X1, with amino-acid sequence MTNPPALLRLASLLLLLVCGTDAKMQIITSKPDVLVGEETLILCKAGGEGDITWQKDGEDIEEEKVTKIDETSSKLIIKNATIQNTGMYTCVCDFDSGHNDQVQAQLYVYEGPSFGGTTIYHEFLEGTNGLVPCLATGQPAVDIQWLREQQEIPSKEGGRLRRLPENTLHIEKVRREDAGTYVCRAQIRGRPIYHQVSVSVVVNAPPKVHLREEIKKVMAGSETNVSLLCLVDGHPKPNITWTMPVSLDHFRHQFNSDRSQLTIQAVARSDLGEYICTAANKIGEDSATIILHVYEAPEVFLSADQQSVSMGERVSVSCNVSGHPHPELHWLNKNNGQTLDSTSGRIHVVDGVLLIEDMMPSDGGKYSCMAVSASGNASRDVTIYTQPGPPHYLSVSPGPTSVLFSLKTLPISGGMPITSFALQWKQSSAKKWNEVTVPASDPLAITALKPYTLYTVRLAALNAAGLGQFSDPNSVLTQGIREPDSPVLSLNENKVMGNTLSTPLKQIDDGGVPLLHFIVRYKQDKEGAEWTEMKLPSNTDTISLKDLSFGSDYQLEVTAVNTNGSSIPATMNFTIAEKPSSSRTITKGSVVGIVMVIFLLVFLVVDVTCCYRNRCGLLMTIAVKLFGQKVPGLKMLQEGSGSTNGDVKLKGMSTPRGSMQQVGIQTITKERGQLTEVTCDKAPLTKNEKTHPDRDQSAADA